The following is a genomic window from uncultured Draconibacterium sp..
ACTCATCCCGCAGCCATTATCTTTAATTATTAATGAACAAAGGTCTGCTATTTTGTCCTCTTCAACTATGATTTCAATCAATGTAGACTTTGCACTTACCGAGTTCTGCACAATATCCAGAATATGTTCCGACAGTGTTTTCATAACGCTTCAACAAACCTATCATCTCTCTGATTAAGAGCTTTTTTTATTTCAACAAAAGACAATTCCTGAATATTAAAAACCGAAAAACGAGTGCCAATCTGTTCTAAGAAATGAGCATCTGAATTATAAATTAACGAAATTTCATCATCTAATTCATAATGTTTTCGAACATGCTTTTCGCTGGTTTTTCCGGTAATTCCCATCGCATCGAACTCAAGATCTTCTGGAACAAAACCCAGATGGCTAAACAATCCGTTTAGTGGACGGTTAACATGCGCCGGAATAAAAATACCGCCCAGTTCGTACACGTATTTTTGAACCGACGAAATACCTTTTTTCAATGCAGATGTAAGGTAATACGGAACCAACTCCAACACCTCTTCGTTTTCGTCAACAACCGGTTGATAACCAAAGTGGCCATCCGGATTTGGGATACGGGTAATATTCTGCTCCAAATACTGCTGAAACTTATCAAGAGCTTCATCCTCTTCGAAAAAAGCAAGGCAATGCACTTCTTCTTTGGTAGTAACTTCTGCACCGGTAAGTACCAGAATTCCTTCTTCGCGTGCCAAATTGCAAATTACTTTAGCATTTAAGGTTGAATTATGATCGGTGATTCCAATAATATGCAATCCTGCCTTCCTGGCTTGCTCCACAATTTTTCGCGGAGCCATTTCCAGATCAGCACAGGGCGAAAGTACGGTATGAATATGTAGGTCGGCCCTGAATTTTTGCATCGTATTACGTTAAAGCAATGTATAAATTACCGGCCATTTCAAATGTAGCTTTGTCGGTGCCCAGTACCGGAATTCCTTCTTCGTTACTGCGTTCAATGGTATCCTCTTCCGGCTCAAAGCCTTTTACCAGTATTACCGCTGCCAGTTCTTTTAACGAGGCAATGGCCATTACATTTTGGTGTGTTTGCAGTGTTATCCACACCTGCCCTTCCTGCGCATTTCCCATTACATCGCTCAGCAGATCGGAAACGTACCCGCCGGAAATTTCATTCTCTAATCCGGATTCGCCGGAAAAAACTTTTAATCCAAATTTTTCAACCAGTTCAGAAACCTTCATTTCTACCTCCTCTTCTGTTACAGTCAGCGTCAAAACGATTTTTTCCCCAGGCTTTTTCCAGGTTCTTTGTCGCTTTTTCGATGTTTATTTTTTCTTCGTTTAAGTATCTGTTTTGTAAGAAAATACAATCTGTCATTTTTGCTTCACCCTGCACCATATCTTCGGCCAGTGCGTGGCAATTGGGTGCACCGCAACTACCGCAGTCAATTCCCGGCAGCTGGCATAAAATGCGATCTACCTTCTGCATCTTTTCCAGTGCTTTTAGCCGGTCAGAATCCAGAGCAAAAACATATCTTGGCTCAATTGGCTCTGCTTTCATTTTATCTTTTATCCCCAAACAGCTTACTGCCGAAATATCAATAGATGAAGCATGCGGATATCGTTTTGATCGTTTTTGCAATCGCTCAACAGTTAAGAACCGATTACCCGTAAGCAAAATTCCACCGGCACATCCCTGGTGACACGATTTCAGCTCCAGAAAATCCAACACAGGAACCTCATCATTCTCCATTCGCTCCAGAATCTTAACCACATTGTGTATGCCGTCAACCGCCATTGAATTGCATTTAAAATGCCTTGCTTCGCCACGCGGAAGACTCCATAGAATTCCATCGAGCGTTAAATTTTTGCGCAAGGGAGCGGTGTCGGTTTTTTCCTCCTTTTCGATTACCCGCATGATGTGATTGTACAAATCACTCATTTTAATCAAGCCATCCACTGCCGATACTTCTTCGCCCAAAGGACGTTTTACGGCAGCCATTTTGGCCGAACAAGGCGACACATAAAAAGTACCTATTTCCTCGCGTTTCACTCCTTCTTTAGCTAACAATTCAATAGCATGACACGCCGCCAGATCGTGCGGTGCCTTTACCGGAACAATATTATCAACCAACGACGGGTAGCGAGATTGTATCAACCGAACAATTGCAGGGCAAAACGATGAAATCATTGGTTTACGGGGCGATTCTTCAACTTCATTCTTTATCTCATCGATCAACAAACCGATGGGCTGTTCTACCTCAAAAATATGCGTAAATCCAAGTTTCAGCAGTGCTTCGTAAATTTTACCCTCGGTATAAGTTTCGGGAAACTGCCCAATCATTACCGATGGAAAAAGCACCACCCGGTATTTGTATTTATTCAGTTGTTCTAAACTATCGTGCTCTACATAAAAAGCATCAACCGGGCACGCGCGCAGACAGTTTCCGCAATCCACACATCGGTCAGAATTTATTTTTGCTACTCCCCCGCGTATCCGAATTGCCTCGGTTGGACATGATTTCATGCAGTGCGTGCAGCCCGTACATTTATCTTTGTCAACTGTTATGGCATGATATTTTTCTACAACCTTCATCTTCTAAAAATTATTTCTGAAAGTTAATACTGTTCCCTCTCCTACCTCGCTTTCAATAGTAAATTCATCGGTATTTCGTTTAATATTTGGCAAGCCCATTCCTGCTCCAAACCCCATATTCCGAACGGCTTTGGTAGCGGTTGAGTAGCCCTCCTGCATCGCTTTTTCAATATCTTCAATGCCCGGTCCGTTATCCTGTACAATTACAGTAATTCCTGTTCCGTCAATTTCAGTCCGCATTTTTCCTCCTACAGAGTGAGCAACAACATTTACCTCGGCTTCGTATATGGCTACCACAATTCGTTTGATCACTTTCGGATCAACCTGCAATTGTTTCAGCATCTTTTTTATTCGGCTCGAAGCTCTTCCGGCCTTGCTAAAATCGCCACTCGCTATGTCGAATTCCTGCTTCATTAATAAACCGGATCTAAACCGTTTTCAAACAGTATCCCGCCTGAACGATAAATAGAATAAGGTGTTTCCAGCAGAACCAGACCTGTTTCGTTGGCCAACTCGATCATTTCTGGTGTCGCAATTTTGTTACGTGCCAGTAATACCACTTCAATGTCGGCCATCTCGGCAGTGCGAACAATTTGCAAATTAGTCAGTCCTGTAATTAAAAGTATATGCTCCGTATCTAGCGTCAAAACATCGCTCATCAGATCGGAACTAAAGGCTCTCTGCAAATCATGGTCGTTTTCGGTATCTCCGGCAACCACTTTCGCATTGGTCAAATCAATAATCTCAGATAATTTCACTTGGTTCGTTTAAAACTTGGCGCAAAGATAATCCTACTACCTCTTTTTTTTACTGCTGCAAGTCAAGTTGTTCCGAATTTATAATGAATAAAAACAAGCCCTATTTGTCTCTTTTTCTGCCAGATCGATTTTCAAAAATCTGTTTTTAAACAATTACCAAAAATATCAAGCTTCTGAGGTTTTAAATGCCTTGTAAAATGCGTATTTTACCCTGGCAAAACTTGAAAAGACAAATCATGATTTACGATAAAGAATCATTTCTGACCGGCAATATCGAAGACCCGGCTATTCATCAGAAAATTATTGATGCTCTACCGATACCTATTTTCTATCGCAATACTGAAGGCATTTACCAGATGTGTAATGCCGCACACGAAAAATTTACAGGTAAAACAAAAGAACAAATACTGGGCAAACCACTGCACGAAGTACACGTAAAAGAAATGGCCGACAAATATCTGGCGCAAGACAAAGAACTGATTGCCAATCCCGATGTTCAGGTGTACAACACGCAAGTGCGGCATGGCGACGGCACCTCGCACCACGTAATCCTGAACAAAGCAGTGATTCGCGACAACGAGAATAAAATTGTTGGGATTGTAGGTTCAATCAACGACATAACCGAATTGAAAAAAACCGAAAAACGCCTGGAGAAAGCGCAGGAAACCATGCAGGTTTCGTCGCAAATGATTCACAAAATATCGTCGGGGATTGTAATGGTAGACAGCAATTTTAAAATTGTTGACTCCAATGAATATTTTGCCAAACTAATGGGCGAAGACACCGAAGAATTATACGAAACCATTCCCGGGCTTACCGGTGCCGATGTAAAAGGATTGGTGCCTGATTTGATTTATAAAATGATTTCGAGCGTCCTTACATCAGGCGACGAACTGGCTGAACGAGATTTAAAATTCAACAATAAATTGATGCACGTTTCGGTTAGAACACTATATAAAAACAAAGTAGTTGGCGTTGTTTTCCGCGATATGTCGGCACCAATGCTGGTACAGGACGAAATTATTAACCGGGCACGCAAAATCAATAAACAAAATATTGAAACGGTACAGAAAATTGCCTTTCTACTAGGCGAGAATGCAGCCGAAACCGAAGAATTGCTAAACTCCATAATTGAAACCTATCGCTATGGTGACGACAACAAATCCTGATTACCACGTTGAAATAGACTTCCAACAAAAGCGCCCAAAAGGAGAGATTGCCTGTGGCGATGTATTTCAGTCGAGCATTATTCGCGAAGAAGGACGCACCATTTTAGTATTGAGCGACGGCATTGGACATGGAATAAAAGCCAGTGTTTTAGCCACACTAACTTCTACTATGGCCTTAAAATATTCGCTTTTGCACACCAAACCCGAAGTAGCCGCTCGCATAATTATGGAAACGCTACCCAAAAGTAGCGACGGAAAAGAAAGCTATGCCACGTTCACCATTATTGAGTTGGACAATGAAGGACATATTAGAATTGTGAACTACGACAACCCTGAAATTTTGGTATTAAGAAACGGAGTTGCCATGCAGGGAAAAGAATACAACCGAACCATTGAGGGCGAAGAAAATCTGGGCAAAGTACTGCATTGCAAAGAGTTTACTGCCCGGAAAGAAGACCGCATAATTTTCATGTCGGACGGAGTGCCACAATCGGGCCTTGGAGACCAGCACTACCCGCTTGGATGGGGAATGGAAAACATCGAGGATTTTGCTCTGAACCAGATCAAACGAATGCCCGATATTTCGGCAACAAAACTGGCACGCAAAATTATTAATCAGGCGGTAATGAACGATCAGTTTTCGGTAAAAGACGACACCAGTTGTGGCGTAATGTATTTTCGCGAACCACGAAAATTTATGCTAATTACCGGTCCGCCTTTCTACAAAATAAAAGACTACGATTTTGTTGGCCGAATTCAGGGTTTCGAAGGAAAGAAAATTATTTGCGGAGGAACCACTGCCGAAATTATTGCCCGCGAACTTGACCTAACAGTTGAAATTCAGCACGGCAATAAAAACCTGGAAGAATTACCGCCAACAGCAAAAATGCAAGGCTTCGAAATGGTTACGGAAGGAATTCTAACCCTGGGAAAAGTAGAGGAAATACTGGAAAATTACGATAGCGATACCCGACTGACTGACAGCCCGCCCGAAGAAATTGTAAAGCTTTTACTACAGCACGATTGCATCGATATTATTGTTGGAACCCGTATTAACTGGGCACATCAGGATCCGGAGCAACCACTGGAACTCGAACTCCGAAAATTCGTAGTAAAACGCATCGTAAAATTACTGATACACAAATTCTTTAAAAAGGTAAAGATTGAATATGTGTAAAATTTAACACAAAAACAGGCGAAAGAACCTGAACAAAAGCAGCCCGAATTTCGTACTACTATTGAGGGTCTTCCCCATGATTAGAACAACGATTCTTTCAAAACAAAAACAAGACCGGATATGAAAACAATATTTACCATCTTACTCTCAATTCTGTTTCTGACATCGTTTGGGCAAATTAAACGTTTTTTAATTCAGGGACAGATTGTCGATCAATACGACTATCCCATTAGTGATGTGTATGTCGTAAATCTGAACAACCACGATAAAGACATCAGCCTGAAAAACGGAGTATTCTCTATTTGGGTTTCTCCAGGCGATTCGCTGGTACTTTCGCATATTTCTTATTTTCGAAAAATTGTTTCGGTACACGCCCTGCTTGTCAATCCAAAAGTTGAATTAATTTCTGAAAATATCGACATTCAGGAAGTAGTAGTATCACCCGAACAAACAATAAAAACAGACAAAGCAAAGGAAAATATTGCTTTTATGAAAGACTACTCTCCCCCCGTTAAATTTCGCATGGCAGAAGAGGAAACCAATCCGGTAACAACAATAACGACAGAGAATAACGATTTGATGCGTTCAGAGGCCTCTTCATTAAGCATTGTCCGTTTTTCTCCTTCCGAAAATATTGGCAAACTTTTTACCCTCTGGAAGAAAGATCAATCGGATAATTATTTTTCTACACGAAAAACCCGCGAGCAACTGGAGAAAAAGAAAAACAAGTAAGAGGAATTCTACACAAATATCTTCTTAACTGCCCCATTTATCACTCCACACAAACTTTCAGGCATTCCGGCTGTTCTTTAGGTGTAAAAAATTTAAAAATATGAAAAAGCTGATTCTTATAAACATTTTATTCCTGGCAGTAATCACAGCCTTTGGGCAAAGTTCGCTACACGATTTTGTTGTAAAGGATATTGAAGGAAATGATTTCGACCTTTCCTCATTAAAAGGAAAGAAAGTATTGGTTGTAAATACGGCATCAAAGTGCGGACTTACTCCACAGTTTGAACAATTACAAAGTATTTTTGAGCAATACGGTGGCGATAATTTTGTTATCATCGGGTTTCCGGCCAATAATTTTGCCAACCAGGAACCCAAAAGCAACTCCGAAATTGTTGAATTTTGCGAAATGAATTATGGAGTTACATTCCCCATGATGTCGAAAATTTCGGTGAAAGGCGATGATATGCATCCGATATACCAATGGCTGACTCAGAAAAGTAAAAACGGAAAACAGGATTCGGAAGTTAGCTGGAACTTTCAAAAATACCTGATTGACGAAAACGGAAATTTAGTTGACGTAATTGAACCTAAAGTAAAACCTGATGACGCTAAGATTATTAGCTGGATTACGCAGTAACAGTAGAAAGACATATAATAAAAAAAGGCCGACTTATGTCGACCTTTTCGTGGGGAGTACTGGATTCGAACCAGTGACCCCCTGGGTGTAAACCAGGTGCTCTGAACCAACTGAGCTAACCCCCCAAATATTATAACATCAATAGCAAAGCACATTAAAAAAGAGGTCAACCAAAATCAACCTCTCTTGTGGGGAGTACTGGATTCGAACCAGTGACCCCCTGGGTGTAAACCAGGTGCTCTGAACCAACTGAGCTAACCCCCCAATATGCTTATTTCTGTTTCTGAACGCGCCCCCTTTTCAGTAAGGCGCTGCAAATATAAAACCTATTTTCAGTTCTGCAAAAGTTTTTTCAAGAATTTTCTCAAAGTACCTCTGCCACCACGAATGTGCTGCCCCCTACAAATATCATATCCATTTTATCTGCAACAAGTCTTGCTTTCTTATAGGCCTCGTTTACTGATGGATAAACTTCACCAACCAACCCAAACTCGTTTGCTCGTTTTGCCAACTCATCTGCATTCATTGCCCGGGCGATATCAGCTTTTACAAAATAATAGTTGGCTTCTTTGGGTAAAAGTGCCAAAACTTTCTCCGGATCTTTATCGCAAACCGTTCCAAAAATAAAATGCAACTGCTTGTAAGCTGTATTTTCAAGCTGTTGAAC
Proteins encoded in this region:
- a CDS encoding PHP domain-containing protein; its protein translation is MQKFRADLHIHTVLSPCADLEMAPRKIVEQARKAGLHIIGITDHNSTLNAKVICNLAREEGILVLTGAEVTTKEEVHCLAFFEEDEALDKFQQYLEQNITRIPNPDGHFGYQPVVDENEEVLELVPYYLTSALKKGISSVQKYVYELGGIFIPAHVNRPLNGLFSHLGFVPEDLEFDAMGITGKTSEKHVRKHYELDDEISLIYNSDAHFLEQIGTRFSVFNIQELSFVEIKKALNQRDDRFVEAL
- a CDS encoding DRTGG domain-containing protein, whose protein sequence is MKVSELVEKFGLKVFSGESGLENEISGGYVSDLLSDVMGNAQEGQVWITLQTHQNVMAIASLKELAAVILVKGFEPEEDTIERSNEEGIPVLGTDKATFEMAGNLYIALT
- a CDS encoding [Fe-Fe] hydrogenase large subunit C-terminal domain-containing protein, which translates into the protein MKVVEKYHAITVDKDKCTGCTHCMKSCPTEAIRIRGGVAKINSDRCVDCGNCLRACPVDAFYVEHDSLEQLNKYKYRVVLFPSVMIGQFPETYTEGKIYEALLKLGFTHIFEVEQPIGLLIDEIKNEVEESPRKPMISSFCPAIVRLIQSRYPSLVDNIVPVKAPHDLAACHAIELLAKEGVKREEIGTFYVSPCSAKMAAVKRPLGEEVSAVDGLIKMSDLYNHIMRVIEKEEKTDTAPLRKNLTLDGILWSLPRGEARHFKCNSMAVDGIHNVVKILERMENDEVPVLDFLELKSCHQGCAGGILLTGNRFLTVERLQKRSKRYPHASSIDISAVSCLGIKDKMKAEPIEPRYVFALDSDRLKALEKMQKVDRILCQLPGIDCGSCGAPNCHALAEDMVQGEAKMTDCIFLQNRYLNEEKINIEKATKNLEKAWGKNRFDADCNRRGGRNEGF
- a CDS encoding ATP-binding protein, with translation MKQEFDIASGDFSKAGRASSRIKKMLKQLQVDPKVIKRIVVAIYEAEVNVVAHSVGGKMRTEIDGTGITVIVQDNGPGIEDIEKAMQEGYSTATKAVRNMGFGAGMGLPNIKRNTDEFTIESEVGEGTVLTFRNNF
- a CDS encoding PAS domain S-box protein, with the translated sequence MIYDKESFLTGNIEDPAIHQKIIDALPIPIFYRNTEGIYQMCNAAHEKFTGKTKEQILGKPLHEVHVKEMADKYLAQDKELIANPDVQVYNTQVRHGDGTSHHVILNKAVIRDNENKIVGIVGSINDITELKKTEKRLEKAQETMQVSSQMIHKISSGIVMVDSNFKIVDSNEYFAKLMGEDTEELYETIPGLTGADVKGLVPDLIYKMISSVLTSGDELAERDLKFNNKLMHVSVRTLYKNKVVGVVFRDMSAPMLVQDEIINRARKINKQNIETVQKIAFLLGENAAETEELLNSIIETYRYGDDNKS
- a CDS encoding SpoIIE family protein phosphatase, which gives rise to MVTTTNPDYHVEIDFQQKRPKGEIACGDVFQSSIIREEGRTILVLSDGIGHGIKASVLATLTSTMALKYSLLHTKPEVAARIIMETLPKSSDGKESYATFTIIELDNEGHIRIVNYDNPEILVLRNGVAMQGKEYNRTIEGEENLGKVLHCKEFTARKEDRIIFMSDGVPQSGLGDQHYPLGWGMENIEDFALNQIKRMPDISATKLARKIINQAVMNDQFSVKDDTSCGVMYFREPRKFMLITGPPFYKIKDYDFVGRIQGFEGKKIICGGTTAEIIARELDLTVEIQHGNKNLEELPPTAKMQGFEMVTEGILTLGKVEEILENYDSDTRLTDSPPEEIVKLLLQHDCIDIIVGTRINWAHQDPEQPLELELRKFVVKRIVKLLIHKFFKKVKIEYV
- a CDS encoding glutathione peroxidase produces the protein MKKLILINILFLAVITAFGQSSLHDFVVKDIEGNDFDLSSLKGKKVLVVNTASKCGLTPQFEQLQSIFEQYGGDNFVIIGFPANNFANQEPKSNSEIVEFCEMNYGVTFPMMSKISVKGDDMHPIYQWLTQKSKNGKQDSEVSWNFQKYLIDENGNLVDVIEPKVKPDDAKIISWITQ